Proteins from a genomic interval of Chitinophagales bacterium:
- the mutL gene encoding DNA mismatch repair endonuclease MutL translates to MSDLINLLPDAIANQIAAGEVVQRPASVVKEMMENSVDAGARNIQLIIKDAGKQLIQVTDDGTGMSETDARMSFERHATSKIRTVDDLFAIRTMGFRGEAMASIAAVAKVELKSRQHDKELGTKIIIEGSELITQEPCQCPAGTSISVKNLFYNVPARRNFLKSNPVETRHMIDEFTRLALAHPDIHFTMQHNGLELFHLNSANLRQRIVSIFGNAANGRIVPIEEETDIVKLYGFIGKPEFAKKTRGDQFLFINDRFVKNNYLNHAVFSNYNDLIPKGNYPFFVLFLEINPQKVDINVHPTKQEVKFEDERAIYNIVRASTKHALAKYSVTPTLDFEQEQSFNRIQGNPGLSSSDNFNPEKFAGKSGQGLNTAHQINAWKTQDSQRENNNLRNWEKLFDGVKTESHQEEQSMTLKSSWDDAGAQRMPHSESIERKQPYQLHGKYILSPIKSGCILIDQHLAHERILYEKLMQSFEQKKVATQKQLFPQTVTFSAQDSSLVLELLNDINALGFDIQEFGKNTFVVHGVPADIGTNEEQVVLEELIENYKQNLQELKLDKRESLARSLAHESAIKKGKLMEAEEMKQLVDELFACEQPYLAPNGKKTFITLDFQELEKRFES, encoded by the coding sequence ATGTCAGACCTGATCAATTTATTGCCAGATGCCATTGCCAACCAAATAGCTGCAGGAGAGGTTGTGCAAAGACCTGCATCTGTGGTAAAAGAAATGATGGAAAATTCTGTGGATGCCGGTGCGCGGAATATCCAATTGATCATAAAAGATGCGGGAAAACAATTGATACAGGTAACGGATGATGGCACGGGAATGTCGGAAACCGATGCGCGGATGTCATTTGAACGCCACGCCACTTCCAAGATCAGAACGGTGGATGACCTTTTTGCCATACGTACGATGGGTTTTCGGGGCGAAGCAATGGCCTCTATAGCTGCCGTAGCAAAAGTTGAACTGAAATCGCGACAGCACGATAAAGAATTGGGCACCAAAATCATTATTGAAGGCTCGGAACTGATCACACAAGAGCCCTGCCAATGCCCGGCAGGAACAAGCATTAGTGTGAAAAACCTGTTTTACAATGTGCCGGCACGCAGAAATTTCCTGAAATCAAACCCGGTGGAAACCCGCCACATGATTGATGAGTTTACCCGACTTGCCCTTGCTCATCCCGACATTCATTTTACCATGCAGCACAATGGGCTGGAGCTTTTTCATCTCAATTCTGCCAATTTACGACAGCGTATTGTTTCTATATTTGGCAATGCTGCCAACGGACGCATTGTGCCCATAGAAGAAGAAACAGATATAGTAAAGCTCTATGGATTTATTGGCAAACCGGAATTTGCAAAAAAAACCAGGGGAGACCAGTTTCTTTTTATCAATGACCGCTTTGTGAAAAACAATTATCTCAACCATGCGGTTTTTAGCAATTACAACGATCTGATTCCCAAAGGGAATTACCCCTTCTTTGTGCTTTTTCTGGAAATTAATCCGCAAAAAGTGGATATCAATGTGCATCCCACCAAGCAGGAAGTGAAGTTTGAAGATGAACGGGCTATCTACAATATTGTGCGCGCCAGTACTAAACACGCACTGGCCAAATACAGTGTAACACCAACTTTGGACTTTGAACAGGAGCAGAGTTTCAACCGCATTCAGGGCAATCCGGGACTTTCTTCTTCGGACAATTTTAATCCCGAAAAATTTGCAGGAAAAAGTGGACAGGGACTGAATACCGCCCACCAGATCAATGCCTGGAAAACGCAGGATTCTCAGCGTGAAAATAACAATCTGAGAAATTGGGAGAAATTATTTGATGGCGTAAAAACAGAAAGTCATCAGGAGGAACAATCCATGACATTAAAGAGCTCATGGGATGATGCCGGAGCTCAAAGAATGCCACATTCAGAAAGCATAGAGCGCAAACAGCCCTATCAATTGCACGGAAAATACATTCTCTCGCCCATCAAGTCTGGCTGTATTTTGATCGATCAGCACCTGGCACATGAGCGCATTCTTTACGAAAAACTGATGCAATCTTTTGAGCAGAAAAAAGTAGCCACACAAAAACAATTGTTCCCACAGACGGTTACTTTTTCAGCACAAGACAGCTCGCTGGTATTGGAATTGCTGAACGATATTAATGCGCTGGGTTTTGACATTCAGGAGTTTGGAAAAAATACTTTTGTGGTTCACGGAGTGCCGGCAGATATTGGAACCAATGAAGAACAAGTTGTGCTGGAAGAATTGATAGAAAATTACAAACAAAATCTGCAAGAATTGAAACTGGACAAGAGAGAAAGCCTGGCGCGTTCACTTGCGCATGAATCGGCCATAAAGAAGGGCAAACTCATGGAAGCTGAAGAGATGAAACAATTGGTTGATGAGCTTTTTGCATGCGAACAACCCTACCTGGCACCCAATGGTAAAAAGACTTTTATTACTTTAGATTTTCAGGAACTCGAAAAAAGATTTGAATCATAA
- a CDS encoding rhomboid family intramembrane serine protease: protein MYNSIPPVVKNLLIINGLLFLGTVVAEGFDISLIRILGLHSLQSEFFKPYQFITHMFMHGGFLHIFSNMFALWMFGSRLEMTWGSSRFLFYYFFTGLGAAALHSGVTYWDIEQQKAAGLAGQELYRLINIPTVGASGAVFGVLIGFGLLFPNTQLMLLFPPIPIKAKIFVFLYGAFELYAGFSSFSGGSNIAHFAHVGGMVFGFILIKYWQKKGNSFY from the coding sequence ATGTATAATTCCATACCTCCCGTAGTCAAAAACCTATTAATTATAAACGGGTTATTATTCCTGGGCACTGTTGTAGCAGAAGGTTTTGATATCAGCCTAATTAGAATTTTGGGTTTGCATTCCTTGCAGTCTGAATTTTTCAAGCCTTATCAATTTATCACTCATATGTTTATGCACGGGGGCTTTCTGCATATTTTTTCCAATATGTTTGCCCTGTGGATGTTTGGTTCACGCCTGGAAATGACCTGGGGCTCGAGCCGTTTTTTATTTTATTATTTTTTCACCGGACTTGGTGCTGCTGCTTTGCATTCTGGAGTTACATACTGGGACATAGAACAGCAAAAAGCCGCTGGGTTGGCCGGCCAGGAATTGTACCGTCTAATCAATATTCCTACGGTAGGAGCATCCGGAGCGGTATTTGGTGTGTTGATCGGTTTTGGGCTTTTGTTTCCCAATACACAGCTGATGTTGCTTTTCCCACCTATTCCAATTAAAGCTAAAATATTTGTGTTTTTATACGGTGCGTTCGAACTCTATGCGGGTTTCAGCTCTTTTAGCGGAGGTAGTAATATTGCGCACTTTGCGCATGTTGGAGGCATGGTATTTGGCTTTATTTTAATTAAATATTGGCAAAAGAAAGGCAATAGTTTTTATTAG
- a CDS encoding rhomboid family intramembrane serine protease: MYGKSTGLWEDFKMELNSGNIISRLILINVIVFLLANIINVFAFLLSEEKSAAGLFLSNILKWVMLPADLMQLLYRPWTLITHMFTHFGFFHLLFNMLWLYWFGRILSEFVGQKKILPLYIMGGLAGAILLIASYNIFPGLQSSVPYVQALGASAGVLAIVVGAATLVPDYSVHLLFLGSVRIKYIALVLVLIDLISIPQANTGGHIAHLGGAVFGYLFVRQMQTGNDWSIPFNNLMDKISGVFSSLSRLRKPRVVYKNPKSSTVKSSSAKKDSKNRQERVDEILDKISSSGYDSLTAEEKAFLFQVSKEE; encoded by the coding sequence ATGTACGGAAAGAGCACAGGTTTATGGGAAGATTTTAAAATGGAGCTGAACAGCGGCAATATTATCAGCCGACTGATTCTCATTAATGTAATTGTATTTTTACTGGCGAATATTATCAATGTTTTTGCCTTTTTGCTGAGCGAGGAAAAAAGTGCTGCCGGCCTTTTTCTCAGCAATATACTCAAGTGGGTAATGCTTCCTGCCGACCTCATGCAATTGCTTTATCGCCCCTGGACACTGATTACTCACATGTTCACCCATTTCGGGTTTTTTCACCTGCTGTTTAATATGCTATGGCTGTATTGGTTTGGTCGGATTTTAAGTGAATTTGTAGGACAAAAGAAAATACTTCCGCTCTATATTATGGGCGGACTGGCCGGGGCGATTTTACTCATTGCTTCTTATAATATTTTTCCGGGTTTACAGTCTTCTGTGCCTTATGTGCAGGCGCTGGGCGCTTCTGCCGGTGTGCTTGCCATAGTTGTAGGAGCGGCCACCCTGGTTCCTGATTATTCGGTGCACCTGCTTTTTTTGGGCAGTGTGCGCATCAAATACATTGCCCTGGTACTTGTTTTAATTGATTTGATTAGTATTCCGCAGGCCAATACCGGTGGCCATATTGCCCACCTGGGCGGTGCGGTTTTCGGCTATCTCTTTGTGCGGCAAATGCAAACGGGCAATGACTGGTCCATTCCTTTCAATAATTTGATGGATAAAATAAGTGGGGTTTTTAGCTCACTAAGCAGACTACGCAAACCCAGAGTAGTCTATAAAAACCCAAAAAGCAGTACTGTTAAAAGCAGCTCTGCAAAGAAAGACTCAAAAAACAGGCAGGAGCGTGTTGATGAAATTCTGGACAAAATTTCCAGTTCGGGCTATGATAGTCTCACTGCTGAAGAGAAAGCATTTTTATTCCAGGTCAGTAAAGAAGAATAA
- a CDS encoding endonuclease/exonuclease/phosphatase family protein — MLQRFLTYVLLFIVLSWSLLLAISIVAVHSSYEFVWWTGLLALAFPVLLFGEFVLLVFCLFVKWPFALIPLLFILGSWQNIKHYVAFSPNKTALQNKGETLKIISYNVNVFDLYNWTNNRATKDSMLGLIKREDPDILCLQEFYTENAFSNFNTYKVLQEHYKYNYFHKGIELPGGKHWGLATFSKYPILNNRTIGTTDNRLNLCLVSDIDVNGKSISIYNTHLHSYHVKEADLTRLNRNNEIDQNLGAIQNLLYKAKLAYTKRLQQVKAIKNDLNQNKLQSIICGDFNDTPNSFPYRHIKSGMKDPFLEKGFGLGGTYRGGTITGRLPKVRIDFILCDTSFEVKSIDVLRYPYSDHYPLISTLVLPE, encoded by the coding sequence ATGTTACAGCGCTTTCTGACATATGTTTTGCTTTTTATTGTCCTGAGCTGGAGCTTATTGCTTGCAATTTCTATTGTTGCGGTACATTCATCTTATGAATTTGTTTGGTGGACAGGTTTATTGGCACTTGCTTTTCCGGTATTGTTGTTTGGTGAATTTGTTCTGCTGGTTTTTTGCCTTTTTGTAAAATGGCCTTTTGCATTAATTCCGCTCTTGTTTATTCTTGGCTCCTGGCAAAATATCAAACATTATGTAGCTTTTTCGCCCAATAAAACAGCATTGCAAAACAAAGGGGAAACACTTAAAATCATCTCCTATAATGTCAATGTTTTTGATCTCTACAATTGGACCAATAACAGGGCAACCAAAGATTCTATGTTGGGACTCATTAAAAGAGAAGACCCCGATATACTTTGCCTTCAGGAGTTTTACACTGAAAATGCTTTCAGTAATTTCAACACTTACAAAGTGCTTCAGGAGCATTACAAATACAATTATTTTCACAAAGGAATAGAACTTCCAGGGGGCAAACATTGGGGGCTGGCTACTTTCTCCAAATATCCAATTTTAAACAATCGCACAATCGGTACAACAGACAATAGATTAAACCTTTGCCTGGTTAGTGATATAGATGTAAATGGAAAAAGCATCAGTATTTATAATACGCATTTACACTCTTATCACGTAAAAGAAGCAGACCTTACGAGGCTCAACAGAAATAATGAAATCGACCAAAACCTGGGCGCAATACAAAACCTGCTCTATAAAGCAAAACTTGCCTATACCAAAAGATTGCAACAAGTAAAAGCCATTAAAAATGACTTGAATCAAAACAAATTGCAGAGCATTATTTGTGGTGATTTCAATGATACGCCCAATTCATTTCCTTATCGCCATATAAAATCGGGTATGAAAGATCCATTTCTGGAAAAAGGCTTTGGTCTGGGCGGCACCTATCGGGGCGGTACTATCACAGGGCGACTTCCCAAAGTACGCATAGATTTTATTCTTTGCGACACTTCATTTGAAGTCAAAAGTATTGATGTGCTTCGCTATCCATACTCTGACCATTATCCACTAATAAGTACACTGGTATTGCCGGAGTAG
- a CDS encoding T9SS type A sorting domain-containing protein, with translation MKFIWIVIFSLLFLSFSYAQKYDRNWVFGYNCGIDFNDLNNPRVFETNIDQCYATAASISDSSGNLILYLGKHSTDFSIEMFDSEGTRIDNSDIILSNSYLNGAFFLPHQTNREQYYLIYTGSRYNNPNCDPMVSLCANLYYSLIDVSLDSSRIIQKDIPLGTQDIFEGINAVKHSNGRDWWIIARELPKVGTCTNTYITFLLTTDGFKGPFSQDIGPFYCDKPSDPDGSITISKYGNKLSFYGTYYQVLELFDFDRCEGELFNYKNLDSNKLSWIYDCEFSPNSDFLYVNTIISNSSPYSSKLMQFDLNNNDKITIWSDSSIGLNDFTLTQLKLAPDNKIYVSYSQRDFRLTKFNQYNNHLSFINFPNRKGTSCDFNPFEFELADSSYAFLALPHMPNYNLGPTGIYKADAGNDTLLCKSYMNGVKLGTPAIAGLSYSWSPTKGLDNSSIAQPTANPDSNMKYTLTITDDNTTSSCNQRKDSVFVKVETCTSINDISSNGKGIVVYPNPTQNILHIETTSENHQIQNIQIIDIGGKNIIHSKQSPINTSELSPGIYFYQVEISGGELVRDKFVKN, from the coding sequence ATGAAATTTATTTGGATAGTAATCTTTAGCTTATTGTTCCTCTCATTTTCTTATGCCCAGAAATATGATAGAAATTGGGTTTTTGGTTATAACTGTGGCATAGATTTCAATGACTTGAATAATCCAAGGGTTTTTGAGACTAATATTGATCAATGTTATGCAACAGCAGCATCAATATCTGACAGTTCAGGAAATTTGATATTGTATTTAGGAAAACACTCAACAGATTTTAGTATTGAAATGTTTGATAGTGAAGGCACACGAATAGACAATTCAGATATTATACTTAGCAATTCTTATTTAAATGGTGCCTTTTTTCTTCCTCATCAAACTAACAGAGAGCAGTACTATTTGATTTATACAGGATCTAGGTATAATAATCCTAATTGTGACCCTATGGTTTCACTTTGTGCTAATCTTTATTACAGTTTAATAGATGTATCCTTAGATAGTAGTAGGATTATACAAAAAGACATTCCATTGGGCACTCAAGACATTTTTGAAGGTATAAATGCAGTTAAGCATTCCAATGGAAGAGATTGGTGGATAATTGCCAGAGAGCTACCAAAAGTTGGAACGTGTACAAACACATACATTACTTTTTTATTAACTACTGATGGCTTTAAAGGGCCATTTAGTCAAGATATTGGCCCTTTTTACTGTGATAAACCTTCCGATCCAGATGGAAGTATCACAATATCAAAATACGGAAACAAATTATCTTTTTACGGCACGTATTATCAAGTTTTGGAGCTTTTTGATTTTGATAGATGTGAAGGTGAACTATTTAACTATAAAAATTTAGATAGTAATAAGTTAAGTTGGATTTACGATTGTGAGTTTTCACCAAACTCAGATTTTTTATACGTAAATACTATAATATCCAATAGCAGTCCTTACTCTTCAAAACTTATGCAGTTTGACCTAAATAACAATGACAAAATCACTATTTGGTCAGATTCAAGTATAGGTCTAAATGATTTTACATTAACCCAATTAAAATTAGCGCCTGACAATAAAATTTATGTTTCTTACAGCCAAAGAGATTTTCGTTTAACGAAATTTAATCAGTATAATAATCATTTAAGCTTTATCAATTTTCCGAATAGAAAAGGAACGAGCTGTGATTTTAATCCATTTGAATTTGAATTAGCAGACAGTTCCTATGCTTTTCTTGCGTTACCTCACATGCCCAATTACAACCTCGGTCCCACGGGTATTTACAAGGCAGATGCAGGAAATGATACTTTGCTCTGCAAAAGTTATATGAATGGTGTGAAATTGGGTACACCGGCTATTGCAGGGTTGAGCTATTCATGGTCGCCTACTAAGGGGCTCGACAATTCCAGTATAGCACAACCTACTGCCAATCCAGACAGTAATATGAAATACACGCTTACTATTACAGATGACAATACAACTTCCAGTTGTAATCAAAGAAAGGATAGTGTATTTGTAAAAGTAGAAACCTGTACGTCAATAAATGACATAAGCTCAAATGGAAAAGGGATTGTTGTCTATCCCAACCCCACCCAAAACATCCTCCATATTGAAACGACATCCGAAAATCATCAAATTCAAAATATCCAAATCATCGATATTGGTGGTAAAAACATAATTCACAGCAAACAAAGCCCTATCAACACCAGCGAACTTTCACCCGGCATTTATTTCTACCAGGTGGAAATAAGTGGTGGGGAATTAGTGCGGGATAAGTTTGTAAAAAATTAA
- a CDS encoding DEAD/DEAH box helicase gives MNFEDFKLNHALLKALADEAYKTPTPIQEQSIPIVMKGKDLLGCAQTGTGKTAAFAVPILHLLAKNESKAGSKNIRALIVTPTRELAIQIDESFTAYGKYTGLRNTVVFGGVKQGQQTQKLRKGVDILIATPGRLLDLQQQGFINLRNLEIFVLDEADRMLDMGFIHDVKKIIKLLPQKRQTLLFSATMPNDIVKLAQSLLINPERVDITPAVSTADTVKQYVYFVDQKDKKAHLLYLLEKEEIGSVLVFTRTKYGADKLVKILLKNNIKAEAIHGNKSQNARQRALSNFKDGKTRVLVATDIAARGIDVDGLSHVINFEIPNISETYVHRIGRTGRAGLNGKAISICSADEMEDWINIEKLVGHQIPELKNQSYPVSNPDEYDRTKVCPSKGKSKTSNQGRSKKPNWGKRRNARQSR, from the coding sequence ATGAATTTTGAAGACTTCAAGCTTAATCATGCATTGCTAAAAGCACTGGCAGATGAAGCTTACAAAACACCAACTCCTATACAGGAGCAATCCATTCCTATTGTAATGAAAGGCAAAGACCTGTTGGGTTGCGCCCAAACAGGTACCGGAAAAACAGCTGCATTTGCTGTGCCTATTTTACATTTACTGGCTAAAAATGAAAGCAAAGCGGGTTCTAAAAATATCCGCGCATTGATTGTTACGCCTACCCGTGAACTGGCAATCCAAATAGATGAAAGTTTTACAGCTTATGGCAAATACACCGGGCTGAGAAACACAGTAGTATTTGGCGGAGTAAAACAGGGACAGCAAACCCAAAAGCTCAGAAAGGGCGTAGATATCCTTATTGCCACTCCGGGCAGACTACTCGATTTGCAGCAACAGGGATTTATAAACCTTCGCAACTTGGAAATATTTGTACTCGATGAAGCAGATAGAATGCTCGACATGGGTTTTATCCACGATGTGAAAAAAATCATCAAATTATTGCCGCAGAAAAGACAAACACTGCTTTTTTCGGCCACCATGCCGAATGATATTGTGAAACTCGCGCAAAGCCTTTTAATCAATCCCGAAAGAGTGGATATAACTCCTGCTGTTTCTACAGCTGATACAGTAAAACAATACGTATATTTTGTCGATCAAAAAGACAAAAAGGCGCATTTATTGTATTTGCTGGAAAAGGAAGAAATCGGTTCGGTGCTGGTTTTTACACGCACCAAGTATGGAGCCGACAAACTGGTGAAAATTTTGCTGAAAAACAATATCAAAGCTGAAGCCATTCACGGTAACAAATCGCAAAATGCACGTCAACGTGCACTCAGCAATTTCAAGGATGGCAAAACCCGCGTACTGGTAGCAACAGATATTGCCGCTCGCGGTATTGATGTGGACGGGTTGTCACATGTTATCAATTTTGAAATCCCCAATATTTCCGAAACCTATGTGCACCGAATCGGCAGAACAGGCAGGGCGGGATTAAATGGCAAGGCGATTTCCATTTGCTCTGCCGATGAAATGGAAGATTGGATCAATATTGAAAAATTAGTGGGGCATCAAATACCAGAGTTGAAAAACCAGTCTTATCCGGTAAGCAATCCTGATGAATACGACCGCACTAAAGTGTGTCCTTCCAAAGGAAAATCAAAAACCTCTAACCAAGGAAGGTCAAAAAAGCCGAACTGGGGAAAGCGTAGAAATGCGAGACAAAGCAGGTAG
- a CDS encoding gamma-glutamylcyclotransferase family protein: MNLHPENNLVFSYGTLKRGFPNHSIMVKAKACYIADARTKFKYPLLQAGKWNAPFMIHSKNYPNSYKIKGELFEIDKKGILALDEFEGVDKCYYKRLKTEIYYKTEKGHTISKIAWCYYCYENSANLLANSSRFIPFFGKEELHKYTPVHLRPSGWKDNIYKLT, encoded by the coding sequence ATGAATTTACATCCTGAAAACAATCTGGTATTTAGTTATGGGACTTTAAAGCGAGGCTTTCCGAATCATTCTATTATGGTGAAAGCAAAAGCTTGCTACATTGCAGATGCAAGAACAAAATTCAAATATCCATTATTACAGGCCGGTAAATGGAACGCTCCATTTATGATTCATAGTAAGAATTATCCCAATAGTTATAAGATAAAAGGTGAATTATTTGAAATTGACAAAAAGGGAATATTAGCACTTGATGAATTTGAAGGCGTTGACAAATGCTATTATAAAAGATTGAAAACTGAAATATACTACAAAACTGAAAAAGGGCATACAATCTCGAAAATTGCATGGTGCTATTACTGTTATGAAAACTCAGCAAATTTACTAGCTAACTCATCCAGGTTTATTCCTTTTTTTGGGAAAGAAGAATTGCATAAATATACTCCAGTGCACCTTAGACCTTCGGGCTGGAAAGACAACATATATAAATTAACGTGA
- a CDS encoding sulfite exporter TauE/SafE family protein, protein MFVWTAFVFGLLSSVHCAGMCGPIALALPGKKSASRARFFLGRILYNSGRLTTYTLAGLLIGLLGKGISIAGYQQSLSIAIGIVLLLIAVFSINPESITQKAYWMRGFYTFITKKLGGLLKNPNAFSYYSIGILNGFLPCGVVYIALLAGLAAGGVFESGLYMFVFGLGTFPMMLVLSLAGGMVQMKFHKILRKAMPFAIGFFAVLLILRGLNLGIPYISPVLGDGVEVERSCH, encoded by the coding sequence ATGTTTGTCTGGACAGCTTTTGTTTTTGGTTTGCTCAGCAGCGTACACTGTGCCGGAATGTGTGGCCCTATTGCCTTGGCTTTGCCGGGAAAGAAATCCGCTTCAAGAGCCCGGTTTTTCCTGGGCAGGATACTCTACAATTCAGGCCGCCTGACTACTTATACCCTTGCCGGCTTGTTGATCGGGCTTTTGGGCAAGGGCATTTCAATTGCCGGTTATCAGCAAAGCCTTTCCATTGCCATTGGTATCGTACTGTTGCTGATTGCCGTGTTTTCCATTAACCCGGAAAGCATTACCCAGAAAGCATACTGGATGCGGGGATTTTACACTTTTATCACTAAAAAGCTGGGCGGTTTGTTGAAAAACCCCAATGCCTTTTCCTACTATTCCATTGGTATTTTAAATGGCTTTTTACCCTGCGGGGTGGTCTATATTGCCCTGCTGGCCGGACTGGCAGCAGGAGGGGTGTTTGAAAGCGGGTTGTATATGTTTGTTTTTGGCCTCGGCACCTTCCCCATGATGCTTGTGCTCTCCCTTGCAGGCGGCATGGTGCAAATGAAATTCCACAAAATACTGCGCAAGGCCATGCCTTTTGCCATTGGCTTTTTTGCCGTTTTACTGATCCTCAGGGGACTCAACCTCGGCATTCCCTACATCAGTCCTGTGCTGGGAGATGGGGTGGAGGTAGAGAGGTCTTGTCATTAG
- a CDS encoding FixH family protein, with protein sequence MNFHWGYKAAVFYLSFVVFMLVLVAKAVNQDFDLVTENYYDKDLSYQQQIDRSQNSKNLQQPLKIIFDRDKAQLTFTFPEDMDDVNGEIHLYKPDKAAYDLKIPIEKNEAGVQFIDFSKQAEGLWRAKVHWSANGIDYYDENVFVKQ encoded by the coding sequence ATGAATTTTCACTGGGGCTATAAAGCAGCCGTTTTTTACTTGAGTTTTGTTGTGTTTATGCTTGTTTTGGTAGCGAAAGCAGTCAATCAGGATTTTGATTTGGTCACCGAAAATTATTACGACAAAGACCTTTCTTATCAGCAACAGATCGACAGGTCCCAAAACTCTAAAAACCTACAACAACCCTTGAAGATTATATTTGATAGGGACAAAGCCCAACTGACATTCACATTTCCCGAAGATATGGATGATGTAAATGGCGAAATACATTTGTACAAACCCGATAAAGCAGCATACGATCTAAAAATACCTATTGAAAAAAATGAGGCCGGAGTTCAATTCATAGATTTTTCAAAGCAGGCAGAAGGTTTGTGGCGTGCCAAGGTACATTGGTCTGCAAATGGAATTGATTATTATGACGAAAATGTTTTCGTAAAACAATAG
- the ccoG gene encoding cytochrome c oxidase accessory protein CcoG: protein MAENTEKEDFRDSISTVDKSGKRIWVFPKKPFGRYFNARAWLSYFLLIFFFTAPFIHINGQPLLMLNIFERKFVIFTFPFWPQDFFVFVLAMITLIVFIVLFTVVYGRLFCGWVCPQTIFMEMFFRRIEYWIEGDANQQRKLDKQEWNRDKIIKKGGKHIIFLVSAFAIGNTFMAYLVGREKWLQIVTSSPIEHLAGFFGVIVFSMAFYGVFAFLREQVCTTICPYGRLQGVLLDRDSIVIAYDWLRGEPRGKLKKNEPDPNLGDCIDCNLCVQVCPTGIDIRNGTQLECINCTACIDACDHVMDKIDKPRGLIRYASYNNIAEKKPFAWSPRMLGYTGVLIVLLFVLTGALLTRTSVETTLLRAPGTLFRESSEGNISNIYTLQMVNKTSQTFEVELKLEGIDGKVTVAGGTPLVEAQSMYDGAVVIEIPKEKLESRKNKIQVGVYRDGKSIDIVKTQFLAP from the coding sequence ATGGCTGAAAATACTGAGAAGGAAGATTTCAGAGACAGTATTTCTACTGTAGATAAATCGGGAAAAAGAATCTGGGTATTCCCCAAAAAACCTTTTGGCAGATATTTTAATGCACGTGCATGGCTGAGCTATTTTCTGTTGATCTTTTTCTTCACCGCTCCTTTCATTCACATCAACGGGCAGCCCCTTTTGATGCTCAATATTTTCGAAAGAAAATTTGTCATTTTTACCTTTCCCTTTTGGCCGCAGGATTTTTTCGTATTTGTCCTGGCAATGATTACACTCATTGTATTTATAGTACTGTTCACTGTAGTTTATGGTCGTTTGTTTTGTGGCTGGGTTTGTCCGCAAACCATCTTTATGGAAATGTTTTTTAGAAGAATTGAATATTGGATAGAGGGAGATGCCAATCAACAGCGAAAATTAGACAAGCAGGAATGGAACAGGGATAAAATCATAAAAAAGGGAGGCAAACACATTATTTTTTTGGTCTCCGCTTTTGCCATCGGCAATACTTTTATGGCATACCTGGTAGGGCGGGAAAAATGGTTGCAAATCGTTACAAGTTCACCCATAGAGCATTTAGCCGGGTTCTTTGGTGTAATTGTTTTCTCCATGGCATTTTATGGTGTTTTTGCATTTTTGAGAGAACAGGTTTGCACTACTATTTGCCCATACGGACGGCTACAAGGGGTGCTGCTCGACCGCGATTCCATAGTAATTGCCTACGACTGGCTGCGCGGAGAACCCCGTGGCAAACTTAAAAAGAACGAACCCGATCCAAACCTGGGAGATTGTATCGATTGTAATTTATGTGTACAGGTTTGCCCTACAGGAATCGATATCAGAAATGGAACACAACTGGAATGCATCAATTGCACGGCATGTATTGATGCCTGTGACCATGTAATGGACAAAATCGACAAGCCTCGAGGTTTGATTCGCTATGCCTCATACAATAATATTGCAGAGAAAAAACCTTTTGCATGGTCGCCCCGAATGCTCGGATATACCGGTGTTTTAATTGTTTTGCTCTTTGTACTTACAGGGGCACTTTTGACACGTACAAGTGTGGAAACTACCTTGCTGCGTGCACCGGGAACTTTGTTTAGAGAATCTTCGGAAGGAAATATCAGCAATATATATACGCTGCAAATGGTGAATAAAACTTCACAAACTTTTGAAGTGGAATTGAAACTTGAAGGTATTGATGGAAAGGTTACTGTTGCAGGTGGAACTCCTTTGGTCGAAGCGCAATCTATGTACGATGGAGCAGTGGTGATAGAAATCCCGAAAGAAAAATTAGAAAGCAGGAAAAATAAAATACAAGTGGGTGTATATAGAGACGGGAAAAGCATCGATATTGTGAAAACGCAATTTTTAGCACCTTAA